TTGCTGCACCAGGGTGATGCGGGCCTGACGGGTGGTCATGTTGTCCTGGCCGTCAATCGTCAGGTCTGGGGTGGTCAGCCGGGCGTCCAGGGTCGTGCGGCCAGTGTAGCGGCCTCTGGCGTCTTTTTCCTTGACCACACGCTGGCCCCCCGACAGGCCGGTCAGGCGCGTGCGGCTTTGCAGGGGATCGCTGTCTACCCTGGCGGCCCGGAAGCTCCACACAGCGTCTGGGTCGCGCGAGGGGTACAGGCGCAGCTCCACCCCGCTGAGGGTCACGCCAGTGCCCGCGTCGCGGCGCCCGGTGGGCACAAACGCAAAGACCAGCGCAAAGAGGGTGATGCCCGCCAGGGCGTAGAGGCCAGTTTTCTGCACGGCCCGCACTTTAGCGCGGCCCTCTCATGAGAGTGGTGGGGACAGGATGGGACGGGCTGCCCCGGCAGTCGCCCCTGTCAGGTAACGTCCCGAACAGTTGGAGGGGGAGGGGCAAGGCCCTTAGCCTGCGGGGCATGATTGACACGCACACCCACCTCGATTACCTGGACGACCCCGCCAGCGCGCGCGGTGAACTGGGCCTGACCGCCCTGGTCTGCATTGGCGCCAGCCCCGAACACGCCCGCAACGCCATTGCCCTGGCCGAGCAATTCCCCGACGTCTACGCCACCGTGGGCCTGCACCCCACCGACGCCGCCCAGGACAGCCCCGAGGCACGCGCCGAACTGGAGGCCCTGAGCACCCACCCGCGCGTGGTAGGTATCGGCGAAAGTGGTCTGGACGACTACTGGGACGATACGCAGCGCACCGCCCAGCGTGCGGCCTTCGAGTGGCAGCTGGACCTCGCCGCGCGTACCGGCAAGCCGCTGGTGATCCACACCCGCGACAAGGCCGGGCAGGACCGCGCCCAACAGGGCGTGATGGACGTGCTGCGCGCGTGGCCGGGGGTGCCGGTTATCCTCCACTGTTTCAGCGGGCACGCGGGGCTGCTGCGCTTTGGCCTGGACCGGGGCGAGCACACATACTTTGGATTTGCGGGCAACACCACCTACAAGAACGCCCCAGAGATCCACGCGGCGGCCCGTGAGGTGCCCCTTTCGCGCCTGCTGCTGGAAACCGACGCGCCCTTCCTGGCCCCGGTCCCCAAGCGCGGCAAGCCCAACCGCCCCGGGTACGTGCGCTACACCCTGGAGTTCATCGCGGCCCTGCGCGGCCTGGACCCGGCCGAACTGGAACGCGCCACCGACGCCAACGCCCGGCGGGTCTACAACCTGCCCGATACCTCGGCTTGAGATACATCTAAATCAGAGGTATGCTGCGGCCATGAACACCCGCGAGCAGCTGCGCATGCTGATCCTGGCGGTGCTGGACCGGCAGCCCGAACACGGCTACGCCATCGCCCAGGCCATCAAGGGCCGCAGCGAGGGGCTGCTGACCGCCCGCGAAGGCACCCTGTACCCCGCCCTGCACGCCCTGGAAGCCGAGGGCCTGATTGAAAGCGAGGAACACGAGGTGGGGGGGCGCCTGCGCCGCGAATACCGCCTGACCGAGAGTGGGCGCCGGGTGCTGGCCCGCAGCCGCAAGGCGTGGCAGCAGCAGGTGAACGCCGTGCAGGCGGTGCTGGGGGGGCAGTCGTGAGGCTGGAGGCGTGGTTGGCCGCAGCCACGGCCGGCCTGACGCCGGGCGTGCAGGCGCGGATGCGCGCCGAATACACCGCCCATGTGCAGGACGCGGGTTTGGACGAGGCTGAAGATGTCGAAGGGCTACTGGGAAAGCCGAAGAAGGCGCGGCGAGCGCTGGCGCGCCTCTATCTGGACGTGGCGACCTTTGAGGGTTTGCGCGAACCAAGGGGCCAGCGAGTCGGCTTCTGGATCCTGGGGGCTTATGGCGCCCTGCTGTTGCTGCTCTGGGCAGGCGGGAACGATCAGGTAGGCCCGCCCCTGAATGGAGTGGCAATAGCGGGAAGCCTGCTGGCGCTGTTCACCCTGGGTATCAGGCGAATGGGCCCTGAACTCCGGGCTCTATTGCAGACCAACCTGGGTTTGTGGGCCGTGAACTTCAGTTTCTGGGTCTCGTGGACGACGGGCGCGTGGACGGGCGAGCCTCCGCTGTGGTTGGTCATGGGCTTTCCGCTGATGTGGCTGTGCTGGGGCGCCGAGATCACCTTTAAAGCCCAGAAACTCCGACGCACCCTGACCCTAGAACAGCCGGCGGTGTCCGCATGACGCCCGAACAGTGGCTGCACGACGCCACCCGGGGCCTGCCCAGGGCGGTGGTCACCCGCGTTCAGACCGAAACGCTGGCCCACCTGCAGGAGGCCGGGCTGGGAGAGGGCGACGACATCACGGCCCTGCTGGGTCCGCCGGCCACCACCCGGAAGGCGCTGGGTCGGCTCTACGTGTCGGCGGCCGAACTGGACGTACTGGGCCGTGACCGGGTGGACGGCTGGTTGCTGAGCCTTGTGATGCTGGGGGTGCTGGCGGTGGGGCTGCTGTTTCAGGGGGCCTGGACGGGTGACCCGCATCTGCCGACACTGGGTGGGGTGGCCGCAGGGCTGGGCCTGCTGGCGCTCACAGCGGCCTGGACCCACCACTGGCGCCCAGAACAGCGCCGACAGATGCGGGCCAACATGGGCTTGTATGGAATCGTGCTCTTTCAGATCGTGCTGCCGGCGCTGAGCAACCTTCCGCTGGGCCTCCTGGAAAGTGTTTCGCTGTGTCTTTGGGGAGGTTTGTTCCTTACGGGGCTGATCGCGGCCCAGCACAGCGCGCAGAAACTTCGCCGCACCCTGGCCCTGGAAGGTGCGCGCGCATGACCCACACGCCCCAGTGCCTCACCGACTATCTGGCCGCCGTGACCGCGCCCTTTCCAGCCGATACGGCCGCCCGATTGAGGGGCGAACTGCAGGCCCACGTGCTGGAGGCCGCCGAAGCCCTGGCCGACCAGGGCGACCCGACGCCCACTGAGACCGCGCTGCGCGACCTGGGCAGCGTGCGCGAGGGGCGGCGTGCCCTGGAACGCCAGCACTACACCGGGGCCGAAGAAGAAGTCCTGCTGGCCTGCCGCTTTGCCCATCTGAAGCGCACCTCTGCGTTCTCTCTGGCCCTGGGTGCCGCCATCATCCTGGCGTGGCCACTCCTGCTGCTGTGGCTGGAACGGCCGATCACCTGGGGGCTGTATGGGGCCCTGGGTGCGGTGGTCCTGGCCTCCGCCATCCTGGAGAGGTGGGTGCCGCGCCGCTTTCCAGCCTGCAGTGCCCGCGTGCTGCTGGGGCTGCTGCGCCTGTGCATGGTGCCCGCCGTGATCGGCGCCTTTCAGGTGCTCGCCCTGAATGGGGAAGCGACGCGCTGGGCCGGCCTCCTGGGCGCTGGGGTGGGCTTCTGGCTGGTGGCGCGGCACGACTGGCGAACCCTATGGTCCCTGTTGCCCAAGGCCCTCTCCGGGGCCCGCTGAGGAGGAGAGGACATGACGGCCCAGACCCCTTTTGACCACTGGCTCACCCAGGTCACGGCCCCTTTCCCGGGCGACACCGCGTGGCGCCTGCGCGCCGAGTTCAGCACCCACTATGAGCAGGCGGTGGACGACCTGACCGCGCTGGGCGACCCGGACCCTGCACGCACCGCCCTGCATGAACTGGGCGAGCCCGCCACCGTGATCGCCGCGCTGGCGCACACCCATTTCACGCGTGCGGACCTCGCCTGGATGGACCGCGACGGGGAATTAAAGAGGCTGCTGGCCGACCCGGACCAGTTGCACCGGGAACCGTTCGGGCGCTGGGTCGCTGGGGTGGCCCTGTGGCTGGGGCTCTCGGTCTGGTTGCTGTTCGGGCTGCCGGGATTGCCCAGCACCATGTCGGTCCATACCGCCTTCGGCCCACTGGCTGGCCTGCTGCTGCTGGTGCTGGTGGGGGTGCAGCTTGGCGAGCGGTGGACCGTCAGTCGGCGGCCCCAGCGGTCCGCCGCCATCTTGCGCCGCTGCTGGCGCATGCTGTGGCATCCCCTCGGGGGCCTGCTGGTGGCTGCTGCGCTCCTGGGTCCTTCTCTGGTGTTGGGGCTGGTGGCGCTGGGCCTGACGCTCCACGCTTTTCTCATCCGGCCTCGCGAGGCCCTGTCCCTGCTGGACAAAGCGTGGCGCGGAGCGCACTAGCCTCTACAGATGGCGCTTGAAAAAGGCCACGCTGCGCCGCAGGGCCAGCCCCAGATTGCCGCTGAGGTTGTGGTTGTCGCCCTCGTAGCGGTAAGCCTCCACAGGCTGGCCTGCCGCGCGCAGGTCATTCGCCAGCGCTTGTTGAAAGCTGTAGGGCACGTCCTTGTCGGCAGTGCCGTGGTGCAGCTGCAGGGGGCGGCCCTCTAATTCCTTCAGGTAGGCATTCGGGCTGAGCAGGCGCAGGTAGCGGCGGCTCAGGCCATCCAGGGTACGCCGCTGGCCCCCCGGCGGGTTCCAGTCAGTGTTCAGGAGGTCATAGCCCGCCACCACGCCTGCCCACAATGAGGCGGCCTTGAAGTCCCGGTCCACCAGCAGGGCCCGCAGCGAGAGTTGCCCGCCCATCGAATGGCCCCACAGCCCCAGGCGCCGCCTGTTTACGCGTGGGTCCTTTTTCAGGCTGGCAGCGGCGTTCAGCACGTCCACCGTGTAGCCGGGGTCGGTGTAGCCGCCTCTGGCCTCGCCCTGGCTGTCGCCGTGTCCCCGGTAGTCGCTTTTCAGGGTCACGAAGCCTGCGCGCGCAAAGGCGTCCTGGTAGGCCACGTAGCGTTCGGTGGTGCGGTACTCGTCCGGCGGAATGTAGCCGTGATTGAACACGATGGCCGGCCAGCCGCCCGGGGGTGGGGTGCCGCGTGGCACGGTCAGCAGGGCATTGATCCGCAGCCCCTCGGACTGGTAGCTCACCACCTGCCGCGTGTAGTTCACGCCGGGGGCCAGTGTGCGCCGCACCGTGAGGGCGCTGCCGGGGTAGGTGAGCGCCCGCAGCGCCGGAATGCTGATGGGCTGCGCGGCAGCGGCGGCGCGCAGGGCGGCCTCATCCGGCGTGGTGCGGGGAGGCGGGCTTGCCGGGTCTGCCCCCTGGGGTGGGGGCACCGCGCGGTCCGGCTGCCCCAGCGTTTCTGGCTGTGTCAACGCCACGTACCCAGCCCCCAGGCCCAGCGCCAGCAGCGCGCCCAGGATCAGGCGCCGCATGGCGGCTCCGAATGGGTGGCAGGCGGAATCATGCCCAGAGGCTAAAGAAGAGGGCCGCCGC
This is a stretch of genomic DNA from Deinococcus aquaedulcis. It encodes these proteins:
- a CDS encoding alpha/beta hydrolase family protein produces the protein MRRLILGALLALGLGAGYVALTQPETLGQPDRAVPPPQGADPASPPPRTTPDEAALRAAAAAQPISIPALRALTYPGSALTVRRTLAPGVNYTRQVVSYQSEGLRINALLTVPRGTPPPGGWPAIVFNHGYIPPDEYRTTERYVAYQDAFARAGFVTLKSDYRGHGDSQGEARGGYTDPGYTVDVLNAAASLKKDPRVNRRRLGLWGHSMGGQLSLRALLVDRDFKAASLWAGVVAGYDLLNTDWNPPGGQRRTLDGLSRRYLRLLSPNAYLKELEGRPLQLHHGTADKDVPYSFQQALANDLRAAGQPVEAYRYEGDNHNLSGNLGLALRRSVAFFKRHL
- a CDS encoding TatD family hydrolase produces the protein MIDTHTHLDYLDDPASARGELGLTALVCIGASPEHARNAIALAEQFPDVYATVGLHPTDAAQDSPEARAELEALSTHPRVVGIGESGLDDYWDDTQRTAQRAAFEWQLDLAARTGKPLVIHTRDKAGQDRAQQGVMDVLRAWPGVPVILHCFSGHAGLLRFGLDRGEHTYFGFAGNTTYKNAPEIHAAAREVPLSRLLLETDAPFLAPVPKRGKPNRPGYVRYTLEFIAALRGLDPAELERATDANARRVYNLPDTSA
- a CDS encoding PadR family transcriptional regulator, whose product is MNTREQLRMLILAVLDRQPEHGYAIAQAIKGRSEGLLTAREGTLYPALHALEAEGLIESEEHEVGGRLRREYRLTESGRRVLARSRKAWQQQVNAVQAVLGGQS